One stretch of Brevibacillus laterosporus DNA includes these proteins:
- a CDS encoding aspartate aminotransferase family protein: protein MTVYTEKTHVMNTYARWDVTIAKGSGTTVWDHTGKMYLDCTSGIGVTSLGHCPPAVTAKLHQQLDTLWHSSNLTQQPLQEELGQKLAELSGLDQVFFCNSGAEANEAAIKVARRYAQKSKGEDRFEIITFGQSFHGRTLATLTATGQQKVKEGFSPLPAGFITVPYGDVEAVKKAATNRTCAVLLELVQGEGGVHPASADFVTELYDWCKQNEILFMIDEVQTGIGRTGEWFSYQHYGIIPDVVTLAKGLGSGFPIGAMIATEAVAAAFSPGSHGTTFGGNQLATTAGMATLLEMEQQNILPHVKELSQYLLGALGELAKQYSDQIKGVRGLGLMVGIEMNGEVGTYLKTAQQKGVLLLQAGPNVIRLLPALVIQKAEIDQLIIVLKEILELTKA from the coding sequence ATGACAGTTTATACAGAAAAAACGCATGTTATGAATACTTATGCACGTTGGGATGTCACGATTGCTAAAGGAAGCGGTACCACGGTCTGGGATCATACAGGTAAAATGTACTTAGATTGTACCTCAGGCATCGGCGTAACATCGTTGGGGCATTGTCCTCCCGCAGTAACAGCCAAATTACATCAACAGCTAGATACCTTATGGCATAGTTCTAATTTAACGCAACAGCCGTTGCAAGAAGAGTTAGGGCAAAAACTAGCTGAGCTGTCTGGATTGGATCAAGTCTTCTTTTGTAATAGCGGTGCGGAAGCAAATGAAGCAGCGATTAAAGTGGCTCGACGTTATGCACAAAAAAGTAAGGGTGAGGATCGTTTTGAAATCATTACGTTTGGACAGTCCTTTCATGGCAGAACGCTAGCCACATTAACGGCTACTGGTCAGCAAAAGGTGAAAGAGGGCTTCTCCCCTTTACCCGCTGGTTTTATCACTGTGCCATATGGGGATGTAGAGGCAGTGAAAAAAGCAGCTACAAACCGGACGTGTGCGGTATTGCTAGAACTGGTACAAGGGGAAGGTGGTGTACATCCAGCATCAGCGGACTTTGTGACTGAATTATACGATTGGTGCAAGCAGAATGAGATCTTGTTCATGATAGATGAAGTACAAACAGGTATTGGTCGAACCGGGGAATGGTTTAGCTATCAGCATTATGGAATCATCCCTGATGTGGTTACATTGGCTAAAGGTTTAGGGAGTGGATTTCCTATTGGGGCAATGATAGCAACGGAAGCGGTAGCAGCTGCCTTTTCTCCGGGCTCGCATGGAACTACTTTTGGTGGCAATCAGCTAGCTACAACAGCTGGAATGGCAACACTTTTGGAGATGGAACAACAGAATATTTTACCCCACGTAAAAGAGCTGAGCCAGTATTTGCTTGGTGCTCTTGGAGAATTAGCAAAGCAATATTCCGATCAAATAAAAGGGGTACGCGGGCTAGGATTGATGGTTGGTATAGAAATGAATGGTGAGGTAGGCACTTATTTAAAAACGGCTCAGCAAAAAGGAGTATTACTATTACAAGCGGGTCCAAATGTCATACGGTTATTGCCAGCGCTTGTCATACAAAAAGCAGAAATCGATCAATTAATTATCGTGCTGAAAGAGATTCTGGAATTAACAAAAGCTTGA
- the argB gene encoding acetylglutamate kinase: MLNEVMVIKCGGSMLEQLPESFYNKLARMQAEGRSIVIVHGGGPAINQLLDQLQIEAIFSNGLRVTDEPTMIAAEMVLSGITNKAVVRKLLHAGGKAWGLSGVDGSLLQAEQKADGLGLVGKITEVNQAPLQLLLSNGYIPVVSPIAVSEDGGTRYNCNADTVAGAIASALGAKQLLMLTDVPGIWAENELGEKQLMPTVTTEDIHVMMKNQIITGGMIPKVQAALDALAQGVQEVVICKGEVETLDGLANGMVVGTSISEENSRGKDSQNLASEEFL, from the coding sequence ATGCTAAATGAGGTTATGGTAATCAAATGTGGTGGAAGTATGCTGGAGCAATTGCCTGAATCTTTCTACAACAAGCTTGCTAGAATGCAAGCTGAAGGCAGGTCTATTGTGATTGTACATGGGGGTGGCCCTGCGATAAATCAGTTGCTAGACCAATTGCAGATTGAAGCTATCTTTTCTAACGGATTACGAGTTACCGATGAACCTACCATGATAGCGGCCGAAATGGTGCTAAGTGGTATAACGAATAAAGCGGTGGTTCGGAAGCTATTGCATGCAGGTGGAAAAGCGTGGGGATTGAGTGGGGTAGATGGTTCCTTGTTGCAAGCCGAACAGAAAGCTGATGGATTAGGATTGGTAGGCAAAATTACAGAGGTAAACCAAGCCCCACTTCAACTGTTACTTTCAAACGGGTATATCCCAGTGGTGTCACCAATTGCTGTATCAGAGGATGGTGGAACGCGATATAACTGCAATGCAGATACAGTGGCAGGGGCAATCGCATCTGCTCTAGGTGCGAAACAATTACTGATGTTAACGGATGTTCCAGGAATTTGGGCAGAGAATGAGCTAGGAGAAAAACAACTGATGCCAACCGTCACGACTGAGGATATCCATGTAATGATGAAGAACCAAATCATTACAGGTGGAATGATTCCGAAAGTTCAAGCAGCTTTGGATGCACTTGCACAGGGAGTCCAGGAAGTTGTGATTTGTAAGGGAGAGGTAGAGACACTAGATGGTTTGGCAAACGGAATGGTAGTGGGTACTTCCATTTCAGAAGAAAATTCACGAGGAAAGGATTCACAGAACCTAGCTTCAGAAGAATTTTTATAG
- a CDS encoding N-acetyl-gamma-glutamyl-phosphate reductase, giving the protein MKRIGIIGATGYSGIELIRILLQHPEINIHSLYSSSAEGKSLTDYFPHLQGADLPALKGIQPEEIAQENDLVFLATPAGVSAEITPALIKEGVKVIDLSGDLRLHSPQAYKEWYKKSPAAESVLQQAVYGLPEWNKSKLREASVVANPGCYPTATLLALLPILQTEWIKPDSIIVDAKSGVSGAGRGASLGVHFSELNDSFHAYKVGQHQHTPEIEQEILHMTKKEITIQFTPHLVPMTRGILATSYVSLDKSKDVAHIVESLQELYENAYQHAPFVRVRPFGSYPRTKEVLGTNYCDVALHLDERTGRIVILSVIDNMVKGAAGQAVQNMNLLFGFEETLGLPVHALYP; this is encoded by the coding sequence ATGAAACGTATTGGGATTATTGGAGCTACTGGATATAGTGGTATTGAACTCATTCGTATCTTATTGCAACATCCTGAGATAAACATACATAGTCTATATTCTAGTTCAGCAGAAGGAAAGTCGTTAACGGATTATTTTCCTCATTTGCAGGGTGCAGATTTACCTGCTTTAAAGGGCATTCAACCAGAGGAAATTGCTCAGGAGAATGATTTAGTGTTTTTAGCGACGCCTGCTGGGGTTAGTGCTGAAATAACACCTGCTTTAATTAAGGAAGGAGTGAAGGTTATCGATTTATCTGGTGATCTCAGGCTACACTCTCCTCAAGCTTACAAAGAGTGGTATAAAAAATCGCCAGCAGCGGAAAGTGTTTTACAACAGGCTGTCTATGGTTTGCCAGAATGGAACAAATCAAAATTGAGGGAAGCTTCGGTAGTTGCTAATCCAGGCTGCTATCCTACTGCTACCTTACTTGCACTTCTACCCATTCTTCAAACGGAGTGGATTAAACCCGACAGCATTATTGTTGATGCTAAATCAGGAGTATCGGGTGCTGGGCGTGGGGCTTCACTAGGTGTACATTTCAGTGAATTAAACGATAGCTTTCATGCTTATAAAGTAGGACAGCATCAGCATACGCCAGAGATCGAACAGGAAATTTTGCATATGACGAAGAAGGAAATAACCATTCAATTTACCCCGCATCTTGTACCGATGACAAGAGGGATTTTAGCTACTAGTTATGTTAGTTTAGATAAAAGTAAGGATGTCGCTCACATAGTGGAAAGCTTGCAAGAGCTTTATGAAAATGCATATCAGCATGCCCCTTTTGTTCGGGTTAGACCTTTTGGTTCCTATCCACGTACGAAAGAGGTACTTGGGACAAATTACTGCGATGTAGCCCTTCATTTGGATGAAAGAACGGGGCGCATTGTCATTTTATCTGTTATAGATAACATGGTTAAAGGTGCCGCAGGGCAGGCAGTCCAGAATATGAATTTGTTGTTTGGGTTTGAAGAGACGTTGGGTTTACCTGTACATGCTCTATATCCGTAA
- a CDS encoding cytochrome c: MKRLVTVLMVGALAVGLTACGGQQSQPAPDKPAEQASGDTATASAGEEKFKQSSCIGCHGVDLKGATGPSLETIGSIYSKDEILEIIKSGKGSMPANMAKGEDAESIAAWLAEKK; encoded by the coding sequence ATGAAACGTTTAGTAACTGTATTGATGGTAGGAGCACTTGCTGTTGGCTTAACCGCCTGTGGTGGACAACAGTCGCAACCAGCACCTGACAAACCAGCAGAGCAGGCAAGTGGAGACACAGCGACAGCATCAGCAGGAGAAGAAAAATTTAAACAAAGTAGCTGTATTGGCTGCCATGGTGTGGACTTAAAAGGGGCAACTGGTCCTTCCTTGGAAACAATAGGTAGTATATACAGTAAAGATGAAATTTTGGAGATCATTAAAAGTGGAAAAGGTAGCATGCCAGCCAATATGGCTAAAGGTGAAGATGCAGAAAGTATTGCAGCTTGGTTAGCAGAAAAGAAATAG
- the prfB gene encoding peptide chain release factor 2 (programmed frameshift), with the protein MALIDVADVKQEMASLSKRLADIRGSLDLPEKLERIGELEERMLAPDFWDDNDTAQKTIGELNGIKSLTDTMARLDASYDDLQMMLELVIEEGDLSLVSDLYESTQELRKSFEDFELELLLSDQYDKNNAILELHPGAGGTESQDWGSMLLRMYTRWAERKGFKVETLDYLPGDEAGIKSVTLLIKGHNAYGYLKAEKGVHRLVRISPFDSSGRRHTSFVSCNVLPEIENDKEVDIRTEDLKIDTYRASGAGGQHINTTDSAVRITHLPTGVVVTCQAERSQIKNRDRAMKMLLGKLFELQKQEQEKTLASIQGEQKDIAWGSQIRSYVFHPYSMVKDHRTNMEIGNVQAVMDGELDSFIDAYLRSQLQ; encoded by the exons ATGGCATTGATCGACGTGGCTGATGTAAAGCAAGAAATGGCTAGTCTGTCCAAACGACTGGCGGATATTAGGGGGTCTCTT GACCTCCCAGAAAAGCTAGAACGTATTGGTGAATTGGAAGAGCGGATGCTGGCCCCTGATTTTTGGGACGATAATGATACTGCTCAAAAAACGATTGGAGAACTAAATGGAATCAAAAGCCTGACAGATACGATGGCCCGTCTGGATGCCTCCTATGACGATTTACAGATGATGCTAGAGCTAGTGATTGAAGAAGGCGATTTGTCCTTGGTATCAGATCTGTATGAGAGTACACAGGAGTTAAGAAAGAGCTTTGAGGATTTTGAACTAGAATTGCTGTTGAGCGATCAATATGATAAAAATAATGCCATTTTGGAATTGCATCCAGGAGCCGGTGGAACAGAGTCTCAGGATTGGGGTTCTATGCTATTGCGTATGTACACTCGTTGGGCAGAACGTAAAGGCTTCAAAGTAGAAACATTGGATTATCTGCCGGGTGATGAGGCAGGGATTAAGAGTGTGACGCTGTTAATTAAAGGACATAATGCGTACGGATATTTAAAGGCGGAGAAAGGGGTACACCGATTAGTGCGTATCTCGCCGTTTGACTCTTCAGGGCGTCGCCATACCTCTTTTGTTTCGTGTAATGTGTTACCAGAGATTGAGAACGATAAAGAAGTCGATATCCGAACTGAAGATTTAAAAATTGATACCTATCGTGCTAGTGGTGCAGGCGGACAGCATATCAACACTACGGATTCAGCGGTGCGAATTACTCATTTGCCTACTGGTGTGGTTGTAACATGTCAAGCAGAGCGTTCGCAGATTAAAAACCGTGATCGTGCTATGAAGATGTTATTAGGGAAGTTGTTCGAACTGCAAAAGCAGGAACAAGAGAAGACACTTGCTTCGATTCAGGGCGAACAAAAAGATATTGCTTGGGGCAGTCAAATTCGCTCATATGTCTTCCATCCGTATAGCATGGTGAAGGATCATCGCACCAATATGGAGATAGGAAATGTGCAAGCAGTGATGGATGGAGAACTTGATTCGTTTATAGATGCCTATCTTCGCTCGCAATTACAATAA
- a CDS encoding DNA-binding response regulator codes for MNRTILIADDEQEIVELLRLYLEKENLRVIGASDGEEALLCIQNQSIDLALIDIMMPKLNGLHVLTQIRQDHTLPVIFLSARSQDHDIILGLGMGADDYITKPFNPLEVVARIKAQLRRSYHLNPWNDEMTQALSTLTVGDLTLHKQQCVLCRNQIEIPLTSTEYKMLQMFMEQPNRVFTKRQIFEKVWGDPFYSDDNTIMVHMSKLRDKIEPDPKKPLYLKTVRGLGYKLVNSTSLSSKQRGSNNNET; via the coding sequence ATGAATCGGACAATCTTGATTGCCGATGATGAACAAGAGATAGTCGAATTACTACGACTATATTTAGAAAAAGAAAACTTGCGAGTCATTGGAGCCTCAGACGGAGAAGAAGCCCTTCTCTGTATTCAGAATCAATCAATAGACCTAGCCTTAATTGATATCATGATGCCTAAGCTTAACGGCTTGCATGTCCTTACCCAAATACGTCAGGATCACACACTCCCTGTAATTTTCTTGTCAGCTCGCAGTCAAGATCACGATATTATTTTAGGGCTGGGTATGGGTGCAGATGATTATATCACAAAGCCTTTTAATCCCTTAGAGGTCGTAGCTCGAATCAAAGCCCAGCTACGTCGTTCCTATCATCTGAATCCATGGAACGATGAAATGACTCAAGCTTTGTCAACGCTCACCGTGGGAGACTTAACCTTGCATAAACAGCAATGCGTGCTATGTCGGAATCAGATCGAGATTCCTCTGACATCAACGGAGTATAAAATGCTTCAAATGTTTATGGAACAGCCAAATCGCGTGTTTACCAAACGCCAAATTTTCGAAAAAGTGTGGGGCGATCCCTTTTACAGCGACGATAACACCATTATGGTCCATATGAGCAAATTGCGGGATAAAATAGAGCCAGATCCCAAAAAACCACTTTATTTAAAGACAGTACGAGGTCTAGGCTACAAACTGGTTAATTCTACTTCCCTCTCATCCAAACAAAGAGGATCGAACAACAATGAAACATAA
- a CDS encoding sensor histidine kinase produces the protein MKHKKIHSTLLWNYSIFIFIISSILIIALGYLVYQINSSVEQGLSPIYRAKDIVSDDYENIRANAILENGGWVEILNANRQIIHVIGLKTDAVYNYSEEDLYQYLDNAEDQPYYYSISPFTTDSNKKYICLVKIPRDSINIDIQYFKNFDHTVSQVSKIILKSCLLLFVPIIIIIFLYSRWTARKISVPLHVITIAIKKMIDGDYQARIHLKAESEFGKIRDAFNFLADKLEATRAEKEKLEESKQRMLVDISHDLKTPITSIQGYASALQDDMVVDEEKKRRYLQLIYNKSQSVTSLINSLFEFLTLDDCQYPLSIRTYDLCEFIREIIVDFLDDMEDKQFQLHVQVPEDEIKYDFDYRHMSRVISNLLSNTIKYNPVGTNVRISVQEQSDCIIIEIADNGTGIPPHVQRHIFDPFVRGDRSRQTDGGTGLGLSIAHKIVKLHGGLLELDETPLEKTVFRITLHKQKRSPK, from the coding sequence ATGAAACATAAAAAAATTCATTCTACCTTATTATGGAATTATAGCATATTCATTTTTATTATTAGCTCCATTTTAATAATAGCTCTAGGTTATTTAGTCTATCAAATAAACTCAAGTGTTGAACAAGGCTTATCTCCCATATATCGGGCAAAGGACATCGTATCGGATGATTATGAAAATATCAGAGCTAATGCTATTTTGGAAAACGGGGGTTGGGTAGAAATCCTCAATGCTAATCGACAGATCATCCATGTAATCGGCCTGAAAACGGATGCCGTCTACAATTATTCAGAAGAGGATCTCTATCAGTATTTAGATAATGCTGAGGACCAACCCTATTATTACTCTATTTCACCATTTACTACCGATAGTAATAAGAAATACATATGTCTAGTAAAAATTCCACGAGATAGCATTAATATTGATATCCAGTATTTCAAAAATTTTGATCACACTGTATCTCAAGTCAGCAAGATCATTCTAAAATCTTGTTTACTTTTATTTGTGCCTATCATCATCATCATTTTTCTATATAGTCGATGGACAGCTAGAAAAATCAGCGTTCCTCTTCATGTCATCACCATTGCAATAAAAAAAATGATCGACGGTGATTATCAAGCTCGTATTCATTTAAAGGCTGAAAGTGAATTTGGAAAAATCCGTGATGCGTTTAACTTTTTGGCAGATAAACTTGAAGCAACCCGTGCTGAAAAGGAAAAGTTGGAAGAAAGCAAACAGCGTATGCTCGTGGATATTTCACATGATCTAAAAACACCTATTACTAGCATTCAGGGATATGCCTCAGCCTTACAGGATGATATGGTGGTGGATGAAGAGAAAAAAAGACGTTATTTACAGCTCATTTATAACAAGTCACAAAGCGTAACATCTTTGATTAATTCATTATTTGAATTTCTGACTCTGGATGATTGCCAATATCCTCTTTCAATTCGTACCTATGATCTGTGTGAGTTCATCAGAGAGATTATTGTGGATTTTTTGGATGACATGGAAGATAAACAATTTCAATTGCATGTTCAGGTTCCCGAAGACGAAATTAAGTACGATTTTGATTATCGTCACATGAGTAGAGTAATCAGCAACCTACTCTCTAATACGATTAAATATAACCCTGTAGGCACAAACGTTCGAATTTCTGTTCAGGAGCAAAGTGATTGCATTATCATTGAGATTGCTGACAATGGTACAGGTATTCCCCCTCATGTTCAACGTCATATTTTTGATCCCTTCGTGAGAGGAGATCGCTCGCGCCAAACTGATGGGGGTACAGGCTTAGGCTTGTCAATCGCTCATAAGATTGTCAAATTACATGGCGGTCTACTGGAACTCGATGAAACCCCTTTAGAAAAAACTGTTTTTCGCATTACTCTGCACAAACAGAAAAGGAGCCCAAAGTAG
- the cls gene encoding cardiolipin synthase, translating into METVEVTSWFLKILFLLNFLFAIVVVFLERRTPVSTWAWLMILWFIPVLGFVLYIVLGQNLSRKKIFKWDKHVYAYVKREVVKQMEQLKAKKLLFLDPVGKEYQDVVYLHLNNDEALLTQDNQVQIITDGVHKFDCLFEDIRQAKKHIHLLYYILKSDELGNRLANILCEKIREGIEVRVLYDESGSRWLSKRFVRRIRHAGGQIEPFFPAKIPLLNLRANNRNHRKIAVIDGEIGYIGGFNIGDEYLGKNPGFGYWRDTHLRIEGSAVDDLQSRFMLDWTQASGRDMAFRNYYQILSAPRGDVPLQIVSSGPDSQWEQIKNGYMKLILTAKEYVYIQTPYLIPDDSILDALRIAALSGVDVRIMIPNKPDHPFVYWATYSNAGELLRAGAKVYTYENGFLHAKTIVVDDKLSTVGTANIDVRSFRLNFEVNAFLYHPPTAIQLANHFIADMELSTELTLEKYKQRPLSIRLKESVSRLLSAIL; encoded by the coding sequence GTGGAAACAGTAGAGGTAACGTCTTGGTTCCTAAAAATTTTATTTTTATTAAACTTTCTGTTTGCCATCGTTGTTGTTTTTTTAGAGAGGCGTACCCCTGTATCCACATGGGCATGGTTAATGATTTTATGGTTTATTCCTGTTCTTGGATTTGTCTTATACATCGTGTTAGGTCAAAATTTAAGCCGAAAGAAAATTTTTAAGTGGGATAAACATGTCTATGCTTATGTAAAACGGGAAGTCGTCAAACAGATGGAACAGCTAAAAGCCAAGAAGCTTCTCTTTCTTGATCCTGTCGGTAAAGAATATCAGGATGTAGTGTATTTGCATCTAAATAACGATGAAGCGCTACTGACCCAAGATAATCAGGTGCAAATTATTACGGATGGTGTACATAAATTTGATTGCTTGTTTGAAGATATTCGCCAAGCCAAAAAACATATTCATTTGCTCTATTACATTTTAAAAAGTGATGAGCTTGGCAATCGCTTAGCTAATATATTATGCGAAAAGATACGAGAGGGAATAGAGGTACGTGTCCTATACGATGAGAGTGGGTCGCGATGGCTGTCTAAGAGATTTGTGCGTCGAATCAGGCATGCAGGTGGACAGATTGAGCCTTTCTTTCCTGCAAAAATTCCTCTATTAAATCTGCGCGCTAATAACCGTAATCACCGTAAGATTGCTGTCATTGACGGTGAGATTGGCTACATTGGGGGTTTTAACATTGGGGACGAATATTTGGGCAAAAATCCTGGTTTCGGCTATTGGCGGGATACACATCTAAGAATAGAAGGATCTGCTGTCGATGATTTGCAATCACGCTTTATGTTAGACTGGACGCAAGCATCTGGTCGAGATATGGCCTTTCGAAATTATTATCAAATTCTGTCTGCTCCACGTGGTGATGTTCCGCTGCAGATTGTTTCAAGTGGTCCTGATTCGCAGTGGGAGCAAATTAAAAATGGATATATGAAACTAATTCTAACAGCGAAAGAATACGTGTATATTCAGACCCCATATTTAATTCCTGATGATAGTATTTTGGATGCCTTGCGCATTGCTGCCTTATCTGGAGTCGATGTCCGCATTATGATTCCAAATAAACCGGACCATCCCTTTGTTTATTGGGCTACTTATTCAAATGCGGGTGAGTTGCTACGAGCTGGGGCCAAGGTGTATACCTATGAGAATGGCTTTCTGCACGCTAAAACCATTGTTGTGGATGATAAGCTTTCCACTGTAGGAACTGCTAATATAGACGTGAGAAGTTTCCGTCTAAATTTCGAAGTAAATGCCTTTCTCTATCATCCCCCTACGGCTATACAACTGGCTAATCATTTCATAGCTGACATGGAGCTATCCACTGAGTTAACCCTCGAAAAATACAAACAACGTCCACTATCCATTCGATTAAAAGAATCCGTGTCGCGGTTGCTGTCCGCTATTTTATAG
- the secA2 gene encoding accessory Sec system translocase SecA2 — protein sequence MLGLVKKLFGDTNEREIKKLIKRVEKINALEPQVAGLSDDQLKEKTTEFRARLEKGETLDDILTEAFAVVREASKRVLGMRHFDVQLIGGMVLQEGRIAEMKTGEGKTLVATLATYLNALAGKGVHIVTVNEYLADRDSKIMGELYQFLGMTVGLNINGMSAEQKREAYYCDITYGTNNEFGFDYLRDNMVLYKEQMTQRPLHFAIIDEVDSILVDEARTPLIISGSANKSTELYYICSHFVKRLEPETDFSIDEKLKIATLTDEGVVKVEKAFNVDNLYDTNHVTLNHHVTSALKAQVLFKRDVDYVVQDGEVVIVDEFTGRLMVGRRYSDGLHQAIEAKEGLKVQSESMTLATITLQNYFRMYQKLSGMTGTAKTEEEEFKKIYGLDVVVIPTNRPIQRIDMADAIYKSEDAKYRAVVKEIVERHKKGQPILVGTISIENSEKLSNLLRQKGVPHNVLNAKQHEREAEIVARAGQYGAVTIATNMAGRGTDIQLGEGVSEVGGLHIIGTERHESRRIDNQLRGRAGRQGDPGSSQFFLSLQDELMRRFGADNIMNMMDKLGMEEDMPIESGLVSRAVESAQKRVEGSNFDARKVVLQYDDVMNKQREVIYKQRKEILERDNLHDIVEGMVNSIIERTVLAYCPKEQIPEEWDLEGLLETCLNTFMFEDAITLSNLKGKEAEEIEEMLKEVADKQLKQRQEEIGDMMAEFEKVVVLRAVDSKWMDHIDAMEQLRQGIHLRAYAQTDPLREYQFEGYEMFQGMVASIEEEVSLYIMKSEVGQNLERQEVIDAEKLKTSGPSDEAVASDNEQKNRAQRRANKKKK from the coding sequence ATGTTAGGGCTTGTGAAAAAGCTTTTTGGCGATACGAATGAGCGTGAAATAAAGAAATTAATTAAGCGTGTAGAAAAAATTAATGCGTTAGAACCCCAAGTAGCAGGACTCAGCGATGACCAATTAAAGGAAAAGACGACGGAATTCCGTGCGCGTTTGGAAAAGGGAGAAACGCTGGATGATATATTAACCGAAGCTTTTGCTGTAGTGCGTGAAGCGTCCAAGCGTGTATTGGGTATGCGTCACTTCGATGTACAGCTAATCGGTGGGATGGTCCTACAAGAAGGCCGTATTGCTGAAATGAAGACTGGGGAGGGTAAAACCCTTGTAGCAACCCTAGCTACGTACTTGAATGCTTTGGCAGGTAAAGGCGTTCACATCGTAACGGTAAACGAATACTTAGCAGATCGTGACTCCAAGATTATGGGTGAACTCTATCAATTTCTTGGGATGACGGTAGGTTTGAACATAAATGGCATGAGTGCTGAGCAAAAGCGTGAAGCTTACTACTGTGATATCACGTATGGCACAAACAACGAATTTGGATTTGACTACCTGCGTGACAACATGGTGCTATACAAAGAACAAATGACGCAACGTCCCCTGCACTTTGCCATCATTGATGAAGTGGATAGTATTTTGGTCGACGAAGCGCGTACTCCATTGATTATCTCTGGATCAGCAAATAAATCTACCGAACTATATTATATTTGCTCCCATTTTGTGAAACGTTTAGAGCCGGAAACGGATTTTAGCATTGATGAAAAATTAAAAATTGCTACCTTAACAGATGAGGGTGTAGTTAAGGTTGAAAAAGCGTTTAACGTGGATAATTTGTACGACACCAACCATGTTACGTTGAATCACCATGTTACATCCGCTCTGAAGGCCCAGGTTCTGTTTAAACGCGATGTTGACTATGTTGTGCAGGATGGCGAGGTTGTAATCGTAGACGAGTTCACAGGGCGTCTGATGGTGGGTCGTCGTTACAGTGATGGTTTGCACCAAGCGATTGAAGCGAAGGAAGGGCTAAAGGTACAGAGCGAGAGCATGACCTTGGCAACAATTACGCTACAAAACTACTTCCGTATGTATCAAAAACTGAGTGGTATGACTGGTACAGCCAAGACAGAGGAAGAAGAATTCAAAAAGATCTATGGACTGGATGTTGTGGTTATTCCTACGAACCGCCCAATCCAGCGTATAGATATGGCAGATGCGATATATAAATCCGAGGATGCTAAATATCGTGCGGTTGTAAAAGAGATCGTGGAGCGGCATAAAAAAGGACAACCTATCCTGGTCGGAACCATCTCCATCGAAAACTCAGAAAAATTGTCTAACTTATTACGCCAAAAAGGTGTACCACATAACGTACTAAACGCAAAACAACATGAACGCGAGGCAGAGATTGTAGCGCGTGCAGGTCAATATGGAGCGGTAACCATCGCTACAAACATGGCTGGTCGTGGTACAGACATTCAATTGGGCGAAGGAGTATCTGAAGTAGGTGGTCTTCACATTATTGGTACAGAACGCCATGAGAGCCGTCGTATTGATAACCAGCTACGTGGTCGTGCAGGTCGTCAAGGGGACCCGGGTTCTTCTCAGTTCTTCTTGTCCCTACAGGATGAGCTAATGCGCCGTTTCGGGGCTGATAACATCATGAATATGATGGACAAGCTAGGAATGGAAGAGGATATGCCAATTGAAAGCGGTCTGGTATCCCGTGCGGTTGAATCTGCCCAAAAACGAGTAGAGGGTAGCAACTTTGACGCTCGTAAAGTTGTCTTGCAATATGATGACGTAATGAATAAACAGCGTGAAGTTATTTATAAGCAACGTAAAGAGATTCTGGAACGCGATAACCTGCATGATATTGTCGAGGGCATGGTAAACAGTATAATTGAACGTACGGTTCTTGCTTATTGCCCAAAAGAACAGATTCCTGAAGAATGGGATCTAGAAGGACTATTGGAAACATGCCTAAATACATTCATGTTCGAAGATGCTATTACGCTTTCTAATCTGAAAGGAAAAGAAGCGGAAGAGATTGAGGAAATGTTGAAAGAGGTTGCTGATAAGCAATTGAAACAACGCCAGGAAGAAATTGGCGATATGATGGCTGAGTTCGAAAAAGTAGTCGTTCTACGTGCTGTTGATAGCAAATGGATGGATCACATCGATGCAATGGAACAATTGCGTCAAGGTATTCACCTACGTGCTTATGCACAAACAGATCCATTACGCGAGTATCAGTTTGAAGGTTATGAGATGTTCCAAGGAATGGTTGCAAGCATTGAAGAAGAAGTATCCTTGTACATCATGAAATCAGAAGTAGGACAAAACCTGGAGCGTCAGGAAGTTATTGACGCAGAAAAATTAAAAACGTCTGGGCCGTCTGATGAGGCTGTAGCATCTGATAATGAACAAAAAAACAGAGCGCAACGCCGTGCGAACAAAAAGAAAAAATAA